A region of Terriglobia bacterium DNA encodes the following proteins:
- the aceE gene encoding pyruvate dehydrogenase (acetyl-transferring), homodimeric type — translation METKVTTPARPDQQEIEEWIEAFDEVIIQEGATQGTRLLEALGKRAREAGVNVPATLNTPYINTIPVEEEFPYPGDRVLERRIKSLIRWNAMAMVHRQNKKDPGIGGHISTFSSLATLLEVGFNHFFRASYGDQPGDFIYFQGHASPGVYARAFLEGRISQQQVENFRHELRDTPGLSSYPHPWLMPHFWRFPTVSMGLGPISAVYQARFMRYLENRGIIQKTPRKVWAYLGDGETDEPEALGSLTMASREKLDNLIYVVNCNLQRLDGPVRGNGKIIQELEADFRGAGWNVIKVVWGSNWDDLLARDKSGMLLKRMEECVDGEYQSFKAKDGAFVRKEFFGKYPETLALVEHMTDDEIWHLQRGGLDPQKVFNAYKRAVEHTGQPTVILAKTIKGYGLGSAQARNATHQEKKMTDEALSAFRARFEIPIPDKAAKEGLPYKPADDSPEIVYLKERRKQLGGYTPSREVPDFKFEAPPLDFFAESLAGSKGRAVSTTMGYVSMLRSLLKHPKLGKLVVPIVPDEARTFGMESIFRQVGIYAYQGQLYKPHDQEMLLYYHEAKDGQILEEGITEAGSMASCTAAGTAYSNYGVPMVPFFIYYSMFGFQRIGDLIWAFADARGKGFLLGATGGRTTLLGEGLQHQDGHSLVLSSVVPTCASYDPAYVYEVAVIVQDGLRRMYQEREDRFYYIMLYNEDYNMPEIPKGCEEGILRGLYKLKDASGGKSQVQLFGSGSILNEALAAQAILAEKYKVQASVWSVTSYNELRREALATERWNRLHPAEKMKQPYILSTLEAAGAQGPIVAATDYMKAVPDQLAPWLGTRLSTLGTDGFGRSDNRAHLRRHFEINAESIAAAALSALARDGKFDPKAAQQAHVDLGVDTEKVDPARA, via the coding sequence ATGGAAACCAAAGTGACCACGCCGGCGCGGCCGGACCAGCAGGAAATTGAAGAATGGATTGAGGCGTTTGACGAAGTCATTATTCAGGAAGGCGCCACGCAAGGCACGCGTTTACTGGAAGCCCTGGGCAAGCGGGCCCGTGAAGCCGGCGTCAATGTCCCGGCCACGCTGAATACTCCTTATATCAACACCATTCCCGTGGAAGAAGAGTTCCCCTACCCGGGCGATCGCGTGCTGGAACGGCGCATCAAGAGCCTGATCCGCTGGAACGCCATGGCCATGGTGCATCGCCAGAACAAGAAAGATCCTGGCATCGGCGGGCACATTTCCACGTTCTCATCCCTGGCGACTCTGCTGGAAGTCGGCTTCAACCATTTCTTCCGCGCCAGCTACGGCGACCAGCCCGGCGACTTCATTTACTTTCAAGGCCATGCGTCGCCCGGCGTTTATGCCCGGGCGTTTCTGGAAGGCCGCATCAGCCAGCAGCAGGTGGAAAATTTCCGCCATGAGCTGCGCGACACGCCGGGGCTGTCTTCCTATCCGCATCCCTGGTTGATGCCCCACTTCTGGCGCTTCCCTACAGTTTCCATGGGGCTGGGCCCCATCAGCGCGGTGTACCAGGCGCGTTTTATGCGCTACCTGGAAAATCGCGGCATCATCCAGAAGACGCCGCGCAAAGTCTGGGCCTACCTGGGCGACGGCGAAACCGACGAGCCCGAAGCGCTGGGCTCTTTGACCATGGCCTCGCGCGAGAAGCTGGACAACCTGATCTACGTGGTCAACTGCAACCTGCAGCGCCTGGATGGGCCGGTGCGCGGCAACGGCAAGATCATCCAGGAACTGGAAGCCGACTTCCGTGGCGCCGGTTGGAACGTGATCAAAGTCGTCTGGGGCTCCAACTGGGACGACCTTCTGGCCCGCGACAAATCCGGCATGTTGCTCAAGCGCATGGAAGAGTGCGTGGACGGCGAATACCAGAGTTTCAAAGCCAAAGACGGCGCCTTTGTGCGCAAAGAATTCTTTGGCAAGTATCCTGAGACCCTGGCGCTGGTCGAACACATGACGGACGATGAGATCTGGCACTTGCAGCGCGGCGGCCTGGATCCGCAGAAAGTATTCAACGCCTACAAGCGCGCCGTGGAACACACCGGCCAGCCTACGGTGATCCTGGCCAAGACCATTAAAGGTTACGGGCTGGGGTCGGCGCAGGCCCGCAACGCCACCCATCAGGAAAAGAAGATGACCGACGAAGCGCTGTCGGCATTCCGCGCGCGCTTTGAGATTCCCATTCCGGACAAAGCCGCCAAAGAAGGCCTGCCGTACAAACCGGCGGACGACAGCCCGGAGATCGTTTACCTCAAAGAACGCCGCAAGCAGTTGGGCGGATACACGCCTTCGCGCGAGGTCCCGGACTTCAAGTTTGAAGCGCCGCCGCTGGATTTCTTCGCCGAATCGCTGGCCGGATCCAAAGGCCGCGCCGTATCCACGACCATGGGCTACGTCAGCATGCTGCGCAGCCTGCTCAAGCATCCCAAGCTGGGCAAGCTGGTGGTGCCCATCGTCCCCGACGAAGCCCGCACCTTCGGCATGGAATCAATTTTCCGCCAGGTGGGAATTTACGCCTACCAGGGCCAGCTCTATAAACCGCACGACCAGGAAATGCTCCTTTATTATCACGAAGCCAAAGACGGGCAGATTCTGGAAGAAGGCATCACCGAAGCCGGCTCCATGGCGTCATGCACGGCGGCCGGCACGGCGTATTCGAATTACGGCGTGCCCATGGTTCCCTTCTTTATTTATTACTCCATGTTCGGCTTCCAGCGTATCGGCGACCTGATCTGGGCGTTCGCCGACGCGCGCGGCAAAGGCTTCCTGCTGGGCGCCACCGGCGGCCGCACCACTCTGCTGGGCGAAGGCCTGCAGCATCAGGACGGGCACAGCCTGGTGCTCTCCAGCGTGGTCCCCACCTGCGCCAGCTACGATCCGGCGTACGTGTATGAAGTCGCGGTGATCGTGCAAGACGGGCTGCGCCGCATGTACCAGGAGCGCGAAGACCGCTTCTACTACATCATGCTGTACAACGAAGATTACAACATGCCGGAGATACCCAAGGGCTGCGAAGAAGGAATTTTGCGCGGCCTCTACAAGCTGAAAGACGCAAGCGGAGGCAAGTCGCAAGTGCAGTTGTTCGGCAGCGGCAGCATTCTCAATGAAGCGCTGGCGGCCCAGGCGATCCTGGCGGAGAAATACAAAGTCCAGGCCAGCGTGTGGAGCGTGACCAGCTACAACGAACTGCGCCGCGAGGCCCTGGCCACCGAGCGCTGGAACCGTCTGCATCCCGCGGAGAAAATGAAGCAGCCATACATTCTCTCTACACTCGAAGCCGCTGGGGCCCAGGGGCCGATCGTCGCGGCGACCGATTACATGAAGGCCGTCCCCGACCAACTGGCTCCCTGGCTGGGAACGCGCCTGTCCACGCTGGGCACCGACGGCTTTGGCCGCAGCGACAATCGCGCGCACCTGCGCCGGCACTTTGAGATCAACGCGGAGTCCATTGCGGCAGCGGCGCTGTCGGCCTTGGCCCGCGATGGCAAGTTTGATCCCAAAGCCGCGCAGCAGGCCCACGTTGATCTCGGCGTGGACACGGAAAAGGTGGATCCGGCAAGGGCGTAA
- the tnpA gene encoding IS200/IS605 family transposase, whose amino-acid sequence MSHTYSKNHFHIVFSTKGRRKLIAKGLQAQLWSYTMGICRNVNIVGLAIGGMEDHVHALVELPPSMSVSKAVNLLKSNSSRWMNQQGIKFAWQEGFSSFAVSASNVPAVKKYVLNQEIHHRKMSFEDELLVLLRKHGIDFDPKHVFG is encoded by the coding sequence TTGTCACATACCTACAGCAAGAACCATTTTCACATCGTATTCAGCACCAAGGGACGCAGAAAACTGATCGCAAAAGGACTCCAGGCGCAACTCTGGAGTTACACAATGGGCATTTGCCGGAACGTGAACATCGTGGGACTTGCCATCGGCGGAATGGAAGACCACGTTCATGCCCTGGTAGAGCTGCCGCCGAGCATGTCCGTATCAAAAGCGGTCAATCTGCTGAAATCGAACTCCTCACGGTGGATGAACCAGCAGGGGATCAAATTTGCCTGGCAGGAAGGCTTCAGTTCGTTCGCTGTAAGCGCGTCGAACGTTCCGGCAGTGAAGAAATACGTTTTGAATCAGGAAATTCATCATCGCAAGATGAGCTTTGAGGACGAGCTTCTCGTATTGCTCAGAAAGCACGGGATCGACTTCGATCCCAAACACGTCTTCGGTTAG
- a CDS encoding ABC transporter substrate-binding protein: MPPLQAQGTIKIGVITSLTGSQAAFGEAHKNGYSIALDEINAKGGVLGKKIELDWYDDQSKPDQAVQGVSKLVDQDHVAMLLGAYSSENTKAIIGPVTTHQIPLLIPTATADNVMDSKSPWVFRICAGATAYAKEWIAFLKKNGDPKTMVIVYEKTNFGQANMQAMRDAATAAGIKVLATEEYEAKAPDYKAVLRRVKDKNPDVIYFCSYLLDATTLMRQSMEVDLNPKYYTAAGTGFSAAEFPTAKGAGRNAEFTLSVSQWLPEAPWPGSKEFDAEYFKRYNSHPQYHAMQAYQSLHTAVEAINKAKSTDAAKIRDAIKNLNLKTSAFGPIKFDATGQNQHPVLITQVQGGQYKVVYPPDIAQAKPIIPAPKWTQRK, translated from the coding sequence GTGCCCCCTTTGCAGGCCCAAGGCACCATCAAGATTGGCGTGATCACGTCGCTCACCGGCAGCCAGGCGGCTTTTGGCGAAGCCCACAAGAACGGCTACTCCATCGCGCTGGATGAAATCAACGCCAAGGGCGGCGTGCTGGGCAAGAAAATCGAACTCGATTGGTATGACGACCAGAGCAAGCCGGACCAGGCGGTGCAAGGCGTCTCCAAGCTGGTGGACCAGGACCACGTGGCCATGCTGCTGGGCGCGTATTCCAGCGAAAACACCAAGGCCATTATTGGTCCGGTAACCACGCACCAGATCCCGCTGCTGATCCCCACCGCCACCGCTGACAACGTGATGGATTCCAAGTCGCCCTGGGTGTTCCGCATCTGCGCCGGAGCCACCGCCTACGCCAAGGAATGGATTGCGTTTCTCAAGAAGAACGGCGATCCCAAGACCATGGTCATTGTGTACGAGAAGACCAATTTCGGACAGGCCAACATGCAGGCCATGAGAGATGCCGCCACGGCCGCCGGCATCAAGGTGCTGGCCACGGAAGAATATGAGGCCAAAGCCCCGGACTACAAAGCTGTGCTGCGTCGCGTTAAAGACAAGAATCCTGACGTGATTTACTTCTGCTCATACCTATTGGACGCCACCACGCTGATGCGGCAATCCATGGAAGTGGACCTGAATCCCAAGTACTACACCGCCGCCGGCACCGGCTTCTCCGCCGCAGAATTTCCTACCGCCAAGGGCGCGGGCCGCAACGCCGAGTTCACGCTGTCAGTGTCCCAGTGGCTGCCGGAAGCTCCCTGGCCGGGATCGAAGGAATTTGACGCCGAGTACTTCAAGCGCTACAACTCCCATCCGCAGTATCACGCCATGCAGGCTTACCAGTCGCTGCACACCGCGGTGGAGGCCATCAACAAAGCCAAGTCAACGGACGCCGCCAAGATTCGCGATGCCATCAAGAACCTGAACCTCAAGACCAGCGCGTTTGGGCCCATCAAGTTTGACGCCACGGGGCAGAACCAGCACCCGGTACTGATCACTCAGGTGCAAGGCGGACAGTACAAGGTGGTCTATCCTCCGGACATCGCCCAGGCTAAACCGATTATTCCCGCGCCCAAGTGGACGCAGCGCAAATAA
- a CDS encoding branched-chain amino acid ABC transporter permease, producing the protein MPRFLTDFLQAGMDGLLTGALYALIGMGLALIFGVMRIVNFAHGAFLMVGMYVSWVLFDRLQLNPYIGFLASGAFLFAFGWVVYKLLIQPIRDRSDFMQILMTTGIALILVDSIQLKFGADYHQTIIDLTNRPPFGFGPFTLNRAALMSFAIAGVFIVGLQQFVVRSRTGQALRAIAQNREVAPLMGINVTLIQGFSFALGIAMAGLAGGLLLPALYLFPSVGEDYTLKAFVIVVLGGMGSIEGAAIGGLALGVAESLTSAYLGQQWALAVDFVLFLLVLSLKPSGIFGRQRA; encoded by the coding sequence TTGCCCCGGTTCCTGACTGATTTCCTGCAAGCCGGCATGGACGGCCTGCTGACCGGCGCGCTCTACGCGCTGATCGGCATGGGCCTGGCGCTGATCTTCGGCGTCATGCGCATCGTGAACTTCGCTCACGGCGCGTTTCTTATGGTCGGCATGTACGTCAGTTGGGTGCTGTTTGACCGGCTGCAGCTCAATCCTTACATCGGGTTTCTGGCGTCGGGAGCTTTTCTGTTCGCGTTCGGATGGGTGGTGTACAAGCTGCTCATCCAGCCCATCCGCGACCGCTCAGACTTCATGCAGATCCTCATGACTACCGGGATTGCCCTGATCCTGGTGGATAGCATTCAACTCAAATTTGGCGCCGACTACCACCAGACCATCATTGATCTCACCAACCGCCCGCCGTTCGGCTTTGGCCCGTTCACCCTGAACCGCGCCGCGCTGATGTCGTTTGCCATCGCCGGAGTGTTCATCGTCGGCTTGCAGCAGTTTGTGGTGCGCAGCCGGACGGGGCAGGCGTTGCGCGCGATCGCGCAGAACCGCGAAGTCGCGCCGCTGATGGGCATCAACGTCACGCTGATTCAAGGCTTCAGCTTTGCTCTGGGCATTGCCATGGCCGGACTCGCCGGCGGACTTCTGCTTCCCGCGCTCTATCTGTTTCCCAGTGTGGGCGAAGACTATACGCTGAAGGCCTTTGTGATCGTAGTGCTGGGCGGCATGGGTTCGATTGAAGGCGCGGCCATTGGCGGGCTGGCGCTGGGCGTAGCGGAAAGCCTGACTAGCGCTTACCTGGGCCAGCAGTGGGCGCTGGCCGTGGACTTTGTGCTGTTCCTGCTGGTGCTGTCGCTCAAACCCAGCGGAATCTTTGGAAGGCAGCGCGCATGA
- a CDS encoding branched-chain amino acid ABC transporter permease produces MSALRGWKIFALLGVTLACAAVPLLVPNDYVLQVVFRIMLFAALGLAWNLVGGYAGQLSLGHVAFFGVGAYGMAMFYAHHVPVWLSVLLAAGVATGFAALIGSVVFRLRGPYFTLSTIAFGEVLRLTATNLVSTGGAIGLSTPALFQPKSFWKMFYLSAVALAFVSFLVNAWTSHSRFGYYLMAIREDEETASAVGIDTANYKLRALMVSAFLTALGGALYGSAFQFIVPDSVLTVEISVQIAIITMLGGAGTLLGPVVGAVLLLSASELFKNKFQESHLLIYGVLIVVVVLFLPEGIVGGLQQLLQRKAKPPASAAPATAPAQGGD; encoded by the coding sequence ATGAGCGCGCTTCGCGGATGGAAAATCTTCGCTCTGCTGGGCGTGACGCTGGCCTGCGCCGCGGTCCCGCTGCTGGTCCCCAACGACTACGTGTTGCAGGTGGTCTTCCGCATCATGTTGTTCGCCGCGCTGGGACTGGCCTGGAACCTGGTCGGCGGCTACGCCGGTCAGCTCTCGTTGGGCCATGTGGCCTTCTTTGGCGTGGGCGCCTACGGCATGGCCATGTTTTATGCCCACCACGTTCCCGTCTGGCTTTCCGTACTGCTCGCCGCTGGCGTGGCCACCGGTTTTGCCGCGCTCATTGGATCGGTGGTGTTTCGTCTGCGCGGCCCGTACTTCACGCTTTCGACCATCGCCTTTGGCGAAGTGCTGCGCTTGACGGCGACGAACCTTGTCTCCACCGGAGGGGCCATCGGGCTAAGCACGCCGGCGCTGTTCCAGCCAAAATCTTTCTGGAAGATGTTTTATCTTTCCGCCGTGGCGCTGGCTTTTGTCAGTTTTCTGGTGAATGCCTGGACGTCGCACTCGCGCTTCGGCTACTACCTGATGGCCATCCGCGAAGATGAAGAGACGGCCAGCGCCGTGGGCATTGATACCGCGAACTACAAATTGCGCGCGCTCATGGTCAGCGCTTTCTTGACCGCGCTGGGCGGAGCGCTCTACGGCAGCGCTTTCCAGTTTATTGTCCCGGACAGCGTTCTTACCGTGGAGATTTCGGTGCAGATCGCCATCATCACCATGCTGGGCGGCGCAGGCACGCTCCTGGGACCGGTGGTGGGAGCGGTGCTTCTGCTCTCGGCGTCAGAGTTGTTCAAAAACAAGTTTCAGGAAAGCCATCTTCTTATTTACGGCGTATTGATCGTAGTGGTGGTGCTGTTCCTGCCGGAAGGCATTGTGGGCGGCCTGCAACAGTTGCTGCAACGCAAAGCCAAGCCCCCGGCCAGCGCCGCGCCGGCCACGGCTCCGGCCCAGGGAGGCGACTGA
- a CDS encoding ABC transporter ATP-binding protein, with amino-acid sequence MDTILELRNVSKRFGGLRAVKDVSFHMGEGEILFVIGPNGAGKTTVFNLISGFFHPEEGTILFHGHDITRAKPHVSARLGVGRTFQIVKPLPSLTVLENVMLGAFMHTGHLHQAEDEAAKILDFLQMSHIKNFPARGLPLAALKRLEIARALATKPKLILLDEVVSGLTTSEALALADLIKRLPEWGVSVVGGVEHVMQVVMKISDRVVVLDYGAKIAEGKPADVVKDPAVIVAYLGAKYKEMVH; translated from the coding sequence GTGGACACCATTCTTGAACTCCGCAACGTCTCCAAGCGCTTTGGCGGGCTGCGCGCCGTAAAAGACGTGTCGTTTCATATGGGCGAAGGCGAGATCCTGTTCGTCATCGGTCCCAACGGCGCGGGCAAGACCACGGTCTTCAACCTGATCAGCGGCTTCTTCCACCCGGAAGAAGGGACCATCCTTTTTCATGGTCACGACATCACGCGCGCCAAGCCGCATGTGTCCGCCCGGCTGGGCGTGGGCCGCACCTTCCAGATCGTGAAGCCGCTGCCCAGTCTCACCGTCCTGGAAAATGTGATGCTGGGAGCGTTCATGCACACCGGTCATCTGCATCAGGCGGAAGACGAGGCGGCCAAGATCCTGGACTTTCTGCAAATGTCGCACATCAAAAACTTCCCGGCGCGCGGGCTGCCGCTGGCTGCGCTGAAGCGCCTGGAGATCGCCCGCGCCCTGGCCACCAAGCCCAAACTCATCCTGCTGGACGAAGTGGTCTCCGGTCTGACCACCAGCGAAGCCCTGGCCCTGGCCGACCTGATCAAGCGTCTGCCGGAGTGGGGCGTGAGCGTGGTGGGCGGCGTGGAACACGTGATGCAAGTGGTGATGAAGATCTCTGATCGCGTGGTGGTGCTGGATTACGGCGCGAAAATCGCTGAGGGCAAGCCCGCCGACGTGGTGAAAGACCCGGCGGTCATCGTTGCCTACCTGGGCGCCAAATACAAGGAGATGGTGCATTGA
- a CDS encoding ABC transporter ATP-binding protein — protein MLELSNVTAYYRDLQALFGVTLKVAAGEIVTLIGSNGAGKTTLLRVISGLKPAASGTVRFEGQDVSRVPAHKMVAMGVSHVPEGRQVFPFLTVRENLSLGAYTPRARATMKQAMEEQLALFPRLGERMNQMAGTLSGGEQQMVAIARGLMAKPKLLLLDEPSLGLAPKVVDEVFDKIQAVRRTGITMMIVEQNVVSGLSIADRGYVIQTGSVLLEDTSANLLKNEMVRAAYLGL, from the coding sequence CTGCTGGAACTCAGCAACGTCACGGCCTACTACCGCGACTTGCAGGCCTTGTTCGGCGTGACGCTGAAAGTTGCCGCCGGAGAAATCGTGACGCTCATCGGCTCGAACGGCGCGGGCAAGACCACGCTGCTGCGGGTGATCTCCGGCCTGAAGCCTGCCGCTTCCGGGACGGTGCGTTTTGAAGGACAAGACGTTTCGCGCGTCCCTGCTCACAAAATGGTAGCGATGGGAGTAAGCCACGTGCCGGAAGGCCGCCAGGTCTTCCCTTTCCTCACAGTGCGGGAAAATCTTTCGCTCGGCGCCTACACGCCGCGCGCTCGCGCCACCATGAAGCAAGCCATGGAAGAACAGCTCGCGCTCTTTCCCCGCCTGGGTGAGCGAATGAACCAAATGGCCGGCACGCTTTCCGGCGGCGAACAGCAGATGGTGGCCATCGCCCGTGGCCTCATGGCCAAACCAAAACTTCTTTTGCTGGACGAACCTTCGCTCGGCCTGGCGCCGAAAGTAGTGGACGAGGTCTTCGACAAAATCCAGGCAGTGCGCCGCACCGGAATCACCATGATGATTGTGGAACAGAACGTGGTCAGCGGGCTCAGCATCGCCGACCGCGGCTATGTGATCCAGACCGGCTCGGTGCTGCTGGAAGATACCTCCGCCAATCTCCTCAAGAATGAAATGGTGAGGGCGGCGTATCTGGGGCTGTAG
- a CDS encoding Cof-type HAD-IIB family hydrolase — MKTRIRLLAVDIDGTLTDSRFKVPARNLAALQAVHAAGVQIMLATGRRHDYALPLAKELGVPVCLTSSNGALIRSMEGETFYANRLPARIARKLVAHMDGFRGHAVLTFDRSGHDSLVLERTDELTKSVSRWLEVNEPHIHRVARLEDALDGEDPIQAMYCGRVARMEEAQHRLAEAPFVDEFTMLRTQYDHRDLSILDILNQGCSKGHALRRWAEKQGVPRGQIMAIGDNYNDMEMLQFAGLPVVMGNAPEALRQLGWPVTATNEENGVAQALEEILGLAF, encoded by the coding sequence GTGAAGACACGCATCCGCCTATTGGCCGTGGACATTGACGGCACCCTGACTGACTCCCGCTTCAAAGTCCCGGCACGCAATCTTGCCGCGTTGCAGGCGGTGCACGCAGCCGGCGTGCAGATCATGCTGGCGACCGGCCGCCGGCATGACTACGCTCTGCCGCTGGCCAAAGAACTGGGAGTGCCGGTCTGCTTGACTAGTTCCAACGGGGCGCTGATTCGCTCCATGGAAGGCGAGACTTTCTACGCCAACCGCTTGCCGGCCAGAATCGCCAGAAAGCTGGTTGCCCACATGGACGGATTTCGCGGGCATGCCGTGCTGACCTTTGACCGCTCCGGGCATGACTCGCTGGTGCTGGAGCGCACGGACGAGCTGACCAAGAGCGTCTCCCGCTGGCTGGAAGTGAATGAGCCGCACATTCATCGCGTGGCTCGCCTGGAAGACGCGCTGGATGGCGAAGACCCCATCCAGGCCATGTACTGCGGACGTGTGGCCCGCATGGAAGAAGCCCAGCATCGCTTGGCGGAAGCGCCTTTTGTGGATGAGTTCACCATGCTGCGGACGCAGTATGACCATCGCGATTTGTCCATTCTGGACATCCTGAACCAGGGTTGCTCCAAGGGCCATGCGCTGCGCCGCTGGGCGGAGAAGCAGGGCGTCCCGCGGGGCCAGATCATGGCTATTGGCGACAACTATAACGACATGGAAATGCTTCAATTTGCAGGACTTCCAGTGGTTATGGGGAACGCGCCGGAGGCCCTGAGGCAACTCGGATGGCCGGTGACGGCCACTAACGAGGAAAACGGCGTGGCCCAGGCCCTGGAAGAGATTTTAGGGCTGGCTTTCTAG
- a CDS encoding lytic transglycosylase domain-containing protein — protein MAVLRNGFSISFVRKQQSGSMTRLFTASGYIDVPTADIASYEKDETPAPAALATSPVAPPSGPSMSVPPDALASTSAPAPPVAQPVPVAAALTSADIDQAVREASSRHQLDPDFVNSVIKAESNFHPRAVSNKGAQGLMQLMPQTASKLGVTDPFDPKANIEAGTAHLKALLSMYGNDPVKALAAYNAGAHRVEQYHGVPPYRETRAYVSKIVRDFNAKKRAQMKNDAAKTQAKNATAKTAAQPNAAQKKTAAPRKQQASVPKSSKPA, from the coding sequence ATGGCGGTGCTGCGCAACGGCTTTTCCATCTCTTTTGTTCGCAAACAACAGTCCGGCAGCATGACCCGGCTGTTTACAGCCAGCGGTTATATTGACGTGCCCACGGCGGACATTGCGTCGTATGAAAAAGACGAAACGCCGGCTCCTGCGGCGCTTGCGACTTCACCAGTCGCGCCGCCCTCTGGTCCTTCGATGAGTGTTCCGCCAGACGCGTTGGCTTCGACATCAGCACCGGCGCCACCTGTGGCCCAACCTGTTCCTGTGGCCGCTGCGCTTACGTCGGCTGATATTGACCAGGCAGTGCGCGAAGCCAGCAGCCGTCATCAGTTGGATCCTGACTTCGTCAACAGCGTGATCAAAGCGGAGAGCAACTTCCATCCGCGCGCGGTGTCCAACAAAGGCGCGCAGGGACTGATGCAACTGATGCCGCAGACCGCGTCCAAGCTCGGGGTGACGGACCCGTTTGATCCCAAAGCCAACATTGAGGCCGGCACCGCCCATTTGAAAGCGCTGCTGAGCATGTACGGCAACGATCCCGTGAAAGCCCTGGCCGCCTACAACGCCGGCGCGCATCGCGTGGAGCAGTACCACGGCGTTCCGCCATATCGCGAAACACGAGCCTACGTGTCGAAGATTGTCCGTGACTTCAACGCCAAGAAACGTGCGCAGATGAAAAACGACGCCGCCAAGACTCAGGCGAAGAACGCTACGGCCAAGACCGCAGCGCAGCCCAACGCGGCACAGAAGAAGACCGCGGCGCCGCGCAAGCAGCAAGCCAGCGTTCCCAAGTCCAGCAAGCCGGCCTGA
- a CDS encoding flippase-like domain-containing protein, with protein sequence MKKKILITVVLLALAALIYLQFKTWRKFDWQSFREQTEDVNIGLIALGVAIIHFDYFLRALRWKILLRPVCDAKAISLLAPTMIGFTGMALLGRPGEFIRPFLIARKVKLTMSSQLAVWVVERLFDVGAFAIIMAVNILVSPGLKDLPGFAGGAGRRFFGVHVSAFNLFQGFSWTLLIGVLAASFFAFRVRRNPERVAGLTERLLKPVSPKLAHAVGHRVHTFGEGLNTIQDAKSFVQAFGLSLLLWITIGATYVCVMRAYDSISAMTISEALLLTGASVAGGVLQLPVVGGGSQLATIGILVGIFQFSKELSISCGMMLWLVTFMSVIPAGLVLAHFERVSFTKLEVESKAEEEKALADAHTEG encoded by the coding sequence ATGAAGAAAAAAATCCTGATCACTGTGGTCCTGCTGGCGCTGGCGGCACTGATCTATTTGCAGTTCAAGACCTGGCGCAAGTTTGACTGGCAGTCTTTCCGGGAGCAGACGGAAGACGTGAACATCGGGTTGATCGCGCTGGGCGTGGCGATCATCCACTTCGACTACTTCCTGCGCGCGCTGCGCTGGAAGATCCTGCTGCGGCCGGTGTGCGACGCCAAGGCGATAAGCCTGCTGGCCCCCACGATGATCGGTTTCACGGGAATGGCGCTGCTGGGACGCCCAGGCGAGTTCATTCGGCCATTTCTGATTGCCCGCAAAGTAAAGCTGACAATGTCTTCACAACTGGCCGTTTGGGTAGTGGAGCGGCTGTTTGATGTGGGCGCTTTCGCCATCATCATGGCCGTGAACATTCTGGTCTCACCCGGATTGAAAGACCTGCCGGGTTTTGCCGGCGGAGCGGGACGAAGATTCTTCGGCGTCCACGTTTCGGCATTCAATCTATTTCAGGGTTTCAGTTGGACGTTACTGATCGGAGTATTGGCGGCATCGTTCTTTGCATTTCGCGTACGAAGAAATCCGGAGCGGGTGGCCGGACTTACCGAACGCCTGCTCAAGCCCGTTTCGCCCAAGCTGGCGCACGCTGTTGGTCATCGCGTTCATACCTTTGGCGAAGGGCTCAACACGATTCAGGATGCGAAGTCTTTCGTCCAGGCCTTCGGGCTGTCGCTCTTGTTGTGGATCACCATCGGCGCCACTTATGTTTGCGTGATGCGCGCCTACGACAGCATCAGTGCGATGACCATCTCTGAAGCTTTGCTGTTGACCGGCGCGAGCGTGGCCGGCGGAGTTCTGCAATTGCCGGTTGTGGGCGGCGGGTCCCAGTTGGCCACCATCGGCATCCTGGTGGGCATATTCCAGTTCTCAAAGGAGCTTTCCATCAGCTGCGGCATGATGCTCTGGCTGGTGACTTTCATGTCAGTGATCCCGGCGGGGTTGGTGCTGGCGCACTTTGAGCGCGTCTCTTTCACCAAGCTGGAAGTGGAAAGCAAAGCCGAAGAAGAAAAAGCTTTGGCCGACGCACACACCGAGGGGTAA